A region from the Pseudomonas promysalinigenes genome encodes:
- a CDS encoding HAD-IB family phosphatase — MTTAYCFDLDGTLTRQELLPLIATSVGLEDEISALTQATIEGLLPFDKSFKLRVRLLRDARLDWIHAALDRHVEFDPAILDFIARHPEQSFIVTGNLDLWVKPVLDKLGVHSFTSLARLDGQGQLDGVEHILHKGDAVSSLRSRFDRIVAVGEGMNDVPMFEAADWRVAFGGVHQPNKELMKLSDFVTYDGKALCRLLSTL; from the coding sequence ATGACCACGGCCTACTGCTTCGACCTCGATGGCACGCTCACGCGCCAAGAGCTTTTGCCGCTGATCGCAACCTCGGTGGGGCTGGAAGACGAAATCAGTGCGTTGACCCAGGCGACCATAGAGGGCCTGCTGCCCTTCGACAAGTCCTTCAAATTGCGCGTCAGGCTACTGCGGGATGCGCGCCTGGACTGGATTCATGCCGCACTGGACAGGCATGTCGAGTTCGACCCGGCAATACTCGATTTCATTGCCCGCCACCCCGAGCAATCGTTCATCGTCACCGGCAACCTCGACCTCTGGGTCAAGCCGGTTCTCGACAAACTGGGCGTCCACAGTTTCACCTCGCTGGCCCGGCTCGACGGGCAAGGGCAGTTGGATGGCGTGGAGCACATCCTGCACAAGGGTGATGCGGTCAGCAGCCTGCGCTCGCGCTTCGATCGCATCGTTGCAGTGGGCGAAGGCATGAACGATGTGCCGATGTTCGAAGCTGCTGACTGGCGAGTGGCGTTCGGTGGTGTGCATCAGCCCAACAAGGAGCTGATGAAGCTCAGTGATTTCGTTACTTATGATGGGAAGGCCCTATGTCGCCTGTTAAGCACGCTGTAA
- a CDS encoding class I SAM-dependent methyltransferase, with protein MNDSRRIKGERVAIDYDATRAFFEARGKRDYANVLSATMYQDNDPELVERRDQAEKAAMASILGLNQARRIFDIGCGTGRWGWFLAEHCQELDYLGVDFSASLIDKAKAEAAKRQLPALQFQVMSATDIQPLALQVSAPFDLALISGLLIYLNDADCIKVLGDAARLLAQGGRIYLREPVGVADRFTLDRFYSEELADQYSAIYRTAAELRQLMDVAFDGLDMCVEHDGFLFSDSLEKRAETRQYFFVLRRSQGAAQ; from the coding sequence TTGAACGACTCTCGACGCATCAAGGGTGAGCGAGTAGCCATCGACTACGATGCAACCCGCGCTTTTTTTGAAGCGCGCGGCAAGCGCGATTATGCCAACGTGCTCAGCGCCACCATGTACCAGGATAACGACCCGGAGCTGGTCGAGCGGCGTGATCAAGCTGAAAAGGCGGCGATGGCCAGTATCCTGGGCCTGAATCAGGCTCGGCGAATTTTCGACATCGGCTGCGGCACCGGGCGCTGGGGCTGGTTTCTGGCCGAGCACTGTCAGGAACTCGACTATCTGGGCGTCGATTTTTCCGCCAGCCTGATCGACAAGGCCAAGGCCGAAGCTGCAAAGCGTCAGTTACCCGCCTTGCAGTTCCAGGTGATGTCGGCCACCGACATTCAGCCGCTGGCACTGCAGGTGTCGGCGCCTTTCGACCTGGCGCTGATTTCGGGCTTGCTCATTTACCTCAATGACGCCGATTGCATCAAGGTATTGGGTGATGCCGCCCGCCTGTTAGCTCAAGGTGGGAGGATCTACCTGCGTGAACCGGTCGGCGTGGCTGATCGCTTCACCCTCGACCGCTTTTATTCCGAGGAGCTCGCCGATCAGTACTCGGCCATCTACCGCACGGCCGCCGAACTGCGCCAACTGATGGATGTAGCGTTCGATGGCCTGGATATGTGCGTGGAGCATGACGGTTTTCTGTTTTCGGACAGCCTGGAAAAGCGTGCCGAAACCCGGCAGTACTTCTTCGTTCTGCGACGTAGTCAGGGAGCTGCGCAATGA
- a CDS encoding glycosyl transferase yields MTGHTTDNTLALGDITVLLLGSGDLDYRARASAYVKSLGCKLAVLETATGEQAHQALASVLATLGTPFVVLAKDSDFLLPHGLQVARDWLCEHPESQGVQGYVLGMRPGNAMVAYHRQGLTAHRQPGRDARERVLEHALSGLQPWRALLRVQALRRAQAEAALRMADEHWLLGLSFALLRQADLEVLEHTLVVSECQQQQLDPDSLLPAVRKLRQWDEQAQAVFDDDEGFAIVRQFALTGAGAVEEPLLFTSPWTSVIQEPQRSFEARQWVELPYYSARLFTQLTAIEFLLHAWPAGQAQVRAVEGAWVRQHELLVRHANDNQQTLRGRYWQALGINLFAPQVCRQLLAVLTDEDEQARGELEQWLQRLQEVAAPALSDRLARTPSGQVMQTLAEATLSADDRKRVFKRLDGARKIGIALMVLDLDDDNEALQQTFDSVAQSGLRDMRIVVLKAGALPAITTARDTLHFIKVTADNVVTHLNQALAQLPSEWVLLLQAGDELAGSGLLRLQLELSQENTCTAVCGNDVQRDSDGRLFVVQRPSADIDLLRSRPDLMAPHWLIRREAALNVGGFSAACPQALEFDLLLRLVEHNGLGGLAHVDEYLAVGLNRRDTMLAQASVTLDRHLAQLGYRAQVSADELGQLQIEFRHPGTPLVSILLAAGEDMQQLATSLASIQQRTRYPRYEVLVVTHGELGQQANLGAKVRMLACPSANLAERLDLAAGQARGEYLVLMSDRSQVSNPGWIEGLLNQAQRPEVGVVGCQMHDGDGCVSHAGYELLEGQRVHASWLGRELGESNGTLSLGVVRGCHAVSADGLMVRKEVVEALGGLSQMAPVDLELCVRVAQAGLLVLMAPQAQLYNPTLPIVPDGDCRALAARAPWAFARAIPVDGAQGLAMPSCDGAPHWLKTLL; encoded by the coding sequence ATGACTGGACACACAACCGACAATACCTTGGCGCTGGGCGATATCACGGTGTTGCTGCTGGGCAGTGGCGACCTGGATTATCGCGCTCGGGCCAGCGCCTATGTGAAAAGCCTGGGATGCAAGCTGGCGGTGCTTGAGACGGCGACCGGCGAGCAGGCGCACCAAGCGCTGGCCAGTGTCCTGGCGACCCTGGGAACCCCCTTCGTGGTGCTGGCCAAAGACAGTGACTTTCTCTTGCCGCACGGCTTGCAAGTTGCTCGCGACTGGCTGTGTGAGCACCCAGAAAGCCAAGGTGTTCAGGGCTACGTATTGGGCATGCGCCCTGGCAACGCTATGGTCGCTTACCACCGGCAAGGTCTGACAGCCCACCGTCAGCCCGGACGTGATGCACGGGAAAGGGTTCTGGAACACGCGCTCAGCGGCCTGCAGCCTTGGCGTGCGCTGCTGCGGGTGCAGGCCCTGCGCCGCGCCCAGGCCGAAGCTGCGTTACGCATGGCTGATGAGCACTGGCTGCTGGGGCTGTCTTTTGCTTTGCTGCGCCAGGCTGACCTTGAGGTGCTGGAACATACGCTGGTAGTCAGCGAATGCCAGCAACAGCAGTTGGACCCTGACAGTTTGCTGCCAGCTGTGCGTAAGCTGCGCCAGTGGGACGAGCAAGCCCAAGCGGTTTTCGATGATGATGAAGGCTTTGCCATTGTGCGCCAGTTCGCCCTGACCGGTGCTGGCGCGGTAGAGGAGCCGCTGCTGTTCACCTCGCCCTGGACCAGCGTCATCCAAGAGCCTCAGCGCAGCTTCGAGGCCCGGCAGTGGGTCGAACTGCCTTACTACTCTGCAAGATTGTTCACCCAGCTGACGGCCATCGAATTCCTGCTGCATGCGTGGCCTGCCGGCCAGGCGCAGGTCAGGGCGGTGGAAGGTGCCTGGGTGCGCCAGCATGAACTGCTCGTGCGTCATGCCAATGACAACCAGCAGACGCTACGTGGGCGGTACTGGCAGGCGCTGGGGATCAATCTTTTTGCACCGCAGGTCTGCCGGCAATTGCTGGCGGTATTGACCGACGAGGATGAGCAGGCGCGTGGCGAGCTCGAACAATGGTTGCAGCGCCTGCAGGAAGTGGCCGCCCCGGCGCTCAGCGACCGTCTGGCGCGAACGCCTTCCGGTCAGGTCATGCAGACGCTGGCCGAGGCGACGTTGAGCGCCGACGACCGCAAGCGTGTGTTCAAACGGCTCGATGGTGCCCGCAAGATCGGCATCGCACTGATGGTGCTGGACCTCGATGATGACAACGAAGCCCTGCAGCAGACGTTTGACAGCGTGGCGCAAAGCGGCCTGCGCGATATGCGCATTGTCGTGCTCAAAGCCGGTGCCCTGCCGGCTATCACCACGGCTCGTGACACGCTGCATTTCATCAAAGTGACAGCGGACAATGTCGTCACCCATCTCAATCAGGCACTGGCGCAATTACCCAGTGAGTGGGTGCTGCTGCTGCAGGCCGGTGATGAGCTGGCCGGCAGTGGTCTGCTTCGCCTGCAACTGGAACTGTCTCAGGAAAATACCTGCACGGCCGTCTGCGGGAATGATGTGCAACGTGACAGTGATGGACGGCTGTTCGTGGTCCAGCGGCCTTCTGCCGATATCGATCTGCTGCGCAGCCGCCCGGACTTGATGGCGCCACACTGGTTGATCCGCCGAGAGGCGGCCCTGAATGTGGGTGGTTTCAGCGCTGCATGCCCGCAGGCCCTGGAGTTCGACCTGCTTCTGCGCCTGGTCGAACACAATGGGTTGGGCGGGCTCGCGCATGTCGACGAGTACCTGGCGGTTGGGCTCAATCGCCGTGACACAATGTTGGCGCAAGCCAGCGTCACCCTGGACCGTCACCTGGCTCAGCTGGGCTATCGCGCGCAGGTGTCTGCCGATGAGCTTGGGCAACTGCAAATCGAGTTCCGTCACCCGGGCACGCCTTTGGTGAGCATCCTGCTGGCGGCGGGCGAGGACATGCAGCAACTGGCTACCAGCTTGGCGAGCATACAACAGCGCACGCGCTATCCGCGTTATGAGGTGTTGGTAGTTACTCATGGTGAGCTGGGTCAGCAAGCCAATCTGGGAGCCAAGGTGCGGATGCTGGCCTGCCCATCCGCGAATCTGGCAGAGCGGCTCGATCTGGCGGCGGGGCAAGCACGGGGCGAGTACCTGGTGCTGATGAGTGACCGCAGCCAGGTGTCCAACCCAGGTTGGATCGAAGGCTTGCTCAATCAGGCTCAGCGGCCGGAGGTTGGCGTAGTCGGTTGCCAGATGCATGACGGTGATGGCTGTGTGAGCCATGCCGGGTACGAACTGCTGGAGGGGCAGCGTGTGCATGCCAGCTGGTTGGGGCGTGAGCTTGGCGAGTCGAACGGCACGTTGAGTCTAGGGGTAGTGCGTGGCTGCCATGCCGTCAGCGCCGATGGCCTGATGGTGCGCAAGGAGGTCGTCGAAGCGTTGGGCGGTTTGAGCCAAATGGCTCCAGTGGATCTGGAGCTCTGCGTTCGGGTGGCTCAGGCCGGTTTGTTGGTTTTGATGGCGCCTCAGGCACAGCTGTACAACCCGACTCTGCCTATCGTCCCGGATGGCGATTGTCGGGCCCTGGCGGCGCGCGCACCCTGGGCATTCGCCCGCGCAATTCCAGTAGATGGCGCCCAAGGGCTTGCCATGCCTAGCTGTGATGGCGCGCCCCATTGGCTCAAGACGCTGCTCTGA